One window of the Eucalyptus grandis isolate ANBG69807.140 chromosome 6, ASM1654582v1, whole genome shotgun sequence genome contains the following:
- the LOC104416137 gene encoding UDP-glycosyltransferase 74E2: MMDQQKSERSIKPIHVIVLAYPAQGHINPVVEFSKRLASKGLNVALIIPVSEPSKSLHSTNHGTSSIKIEQISDGFEGVDTNELSLDVYFELLTVSVSKSLTNFIKRHQSSQDNPAKVLVYDSVMPWALDIAIQHGMHGASFFTQSCAVGAIYHHVHRGTLKFPLEDSRGQGQDSVPPVISNLSLNDLPSFLVDVDAYPALVKLVLGQFSNVMRANWRLFSTFAELEVEVVKWMGSQCPLLTVGPTVPSMYLDKRIQHDKDYGLSLFKPNDAETCIEWLDSKDADSVVYVSFGSLASLGEEQMEEIAIGLKRMKGNFLWVVRASEEKKLPCNFLQDMELLDGKGLVVKWCDQLQVLSHGSVGCFMTHCGWNSTMEGVSWGVPMVVMPQRTDQPTNAAFITEVWKVGLRVRVNEKGIVTSEEIESCINEVMGGERGKEIKANSLKWKERARIAMEEGGSSDNNINNFAKNIIEMYKQWCFVHD, encoded by the exons ATGATGGACCAACAGAAAAGTGAGAGATCCATCAAACCAATTCATGTTATTGTCCTCGCTTACCCCGCACAAGGTCACATAAACCCAGTGGTCGAGTTCTCGAAACGCTTAGCCTCAAAGGGTCTCAACGTTGCCCTCATTATTCCCGTCTCCGAACCTTCCAAGTCCCTCCATTCGACAAACCACGGAACGAGTTCAATCAAGATCGAGCAAATATCTGACGGGTTCGAGGGCGTGGACACCAACGAGCTGAGCCTGGATGTCTACTTTGAACTTTTAACAGTTTCGGTCTCAAAGAGTCTGACCAATTTCATCAAGCGACATCAATCTTCTCAAGATAATCCAGCGAAAGTTCTGGTGTATGACTCGGTCATGCCTTGGGCTCTTGACATAGCGATACAACACGGCATGCACGGAGCTTCGTTCTTCACTCAGTCTTGCGCGGTTGGGGCCATTTATCACCATGTTCACCGAGGAACGCTAAAGTTCCCCTTAGAAGATTCACGAGGACAAGGACAAGATTCTGTCCCACCGGTCATCTCGAATTTGAGTTTGAACGATCTTCCTTCGTTCTTGGTCGATGTTGATGCATATCCTGCGCTTGTGAAACTCGTGCTGGGCCAGTTCTCCAACGTGATGAGAGCTAACTGGCGCTTGTTTAGTACCTTCGCTGAGCTCGAGGTTGAG GTGGTAAAGTGGATGGGGAGTCAATGCCCACTTCTCACTGTAGGACCAACGGTCCCATCTATGTACCTGGACAAGAGAATCCAACACGACAAAGATTACGGACTCAGCCTCTTCAAGCCTAACGATGCTGAGACATGCATCGAGTGGCTTGACTCGAAGGATGCCGACTCGGTCGTTTACGTATCATTCGGAAGCTTGGCTTCCCTTGGAGAAGAGCAAATGGAGGAAATAGCGATCGGACTCAAGAGGATGAAGGGCAACTTCCTGTGGGTGGTGAGAGCGTCTGAAGAGAAGAAACTCCCATGCAATTTCTTGCAAGATATGGAGTTACTAGATGGTAAGGGTTTGGTGGTGAAGTGGTGTGATCAACTCCAAGTGCTGAGCCACGGCTCAGTGGGTTGCTTCATGACTCACTGCGGATGGAACTCGACTATGGAAGGGGTGAGTTGGGGCGTCCCCATGGTGGTGATGCCTCAGCGGACTGACCAGCCGACAAATGCGGCATTCATCACGGAGGTGTGGAAGGTCGGTCTCAGGGTTAGGGTGAACGAGAAAGGGATTGTGACCAGCGAAGAAATCGAAAGTTGCATAAACGAGGTcatgggaggagagagagggaaagagatcAAAGCAAATTCGTTGAAGTGGAAAGAGAGGGCGAGAATTGCTATGGAAGAAGGCGGGAGTTCTGATAACAACATCAACAATTTCGCAAAGAACATTATTGAGATGTACAAGCAATGGTGCTTCGTTCATGATTAA